ACGAACATTTCAGGAAATACTAAAAAAAACGGCTCAAATCCTTGAGCCGTTTTTCGTTTAAAGTATACTCCCTAGCTATTTCTTAAGGATTTTCTTCATCACCGTATCCTTGTCCAACTTTTTAGTGCAGAAGAACCAATCGTAGCACTTCACATTGGGGTCTTTACCTTCCATCCTGTCCTTAGCAGTGCCACAGGAACCGGCAGGAGGAACAATTACATCGTCGCCGGGTTGCCAATCGGCAGGGGTAGCAATTCCAAACTCATCGGCAGTTTGTAAGGCGATGAGTACGCGGTATAGCTCCTCAAAGTTGCGGCCCAAGCTTAGCGGGTAATAGATGATGGTTCGTATAATTCCCTTGGGATCAATAAAGAATACCGCACGCACTGCCTTAGTGTTGCTCTCGCCGGGTTGAATCATACCGTATTTCTTGGCAACATCCATGGTAATATCCTCAATTAGAGGGAATGTTACCTCTACGTTTTTCATACCCTTGTATTCAATCTTCTCCTTGATGGTACGCAGCCATGCTATGTGGCTATATAAACCATCAACCGAAAGCCCCACAAGCTTACAGTTAGCCTCGTTAAATTTCTGCTCCATGGAGGCAAAGGTCATGAACTCCGATGTGCATACTGGGGTGAAATCAGCGGGGTGGCTAAATAGGATTACCCAGCTTCCCTTGTAATCATGCGGAAAGTTAATTTCACCCTGGGTTGTCATGGCCTTGAACTCAGGCGCTGGGTCGCCAATACGTGGC
This window of the Tenuifilum sp. 4138str genome carries:
- a CDS encoding peroxiredoxin; the protein is MEENQVIAMPRIGDPAPEFKAMTTQGEINFPHDYKGSWVILFSHPADFTPVCTSEFMTFASMEQKFNEANCKLVGLSVDGLYSHIAWLRTIKEKIEYKGMKNVEVTFPLIEDITMDVAKKYGMIQPGESNTKAVRAVFFIDPKGIIRTIIYYPLSLGRNFEELYRVLIALQTADEFGIATPADWQPGDDVIVPPAGSCGTAKDRMEGKDPNVKCYDWFFCTKKLDKDTVMKKILKK